AGGCATGTCATATAACAATGGAGAAGGATTTCCAATGTCTATAGAAAACATTAGTGATCGCCCCAAACCTGCTGAACCCGGGCAGGATACACAAGTCGCCCTAGGTCTGCAGGATAAAGTTGAAGAAGATATTGCACAGACCTTCGCCTCTGCCCGTAGTCAGTTTGAAGACATGTTGCAATTCAACTTTGGTGTTATCAAAGAGCTGCTGGACAACATTGCTGCCATTCATCCCCACCGCCCGGATATGGCACTGGGTAAACAGCCAGAGCTGGCGGCTATTGATGCCAACAATGAAACAAAGCAAGTTGCTGTAGCCCCTGTGGGCGACTCCAGCTCTGAAAACGTGGTAAAAGGCTTAAAACAGGTTGAGGGGATGATGTCTGCTCAAGACATCAAGCTGCAGGAACTTTACGACAAATTAACACTATCCCGGTCAGGTCGAAAACCTGATTTAAGCAACCAGGGTCGTGAATTTGAACGACTAAAGTCTATTATCATTCAGACAGAAGGCAGAATGAATCAGGCGCTTAGCAGCTTGCCGGAAACCCTGCCAACTATTCCCGGTGAAACTATCACCAGCATAATGCCTGAGTTTGTTGACGCATTAAACGGATTTGATGACAGCTTCCGGACCGCCCTGGAAGCTGTGCGTCACGAAATTGAACTCGCCCAACAGAAAGGCGGTTCATAAATAGGTTACCCGCTGGTATATACACGACCGTAGCAAAGAGGTAAACCATGCCATTTCATCAAGTTGGATTACCTGATGGTGCCAATTTCAAGCATATTTCATCGGATCGGACTTTTATAGTGACTGCTCCCCACCCTATCGGGTGAGGCTTCTGATTTCTTAGGCAGCAACCGACAGTATGCCGGATTTACGCAAGCCTCCATCAGCAGAAACGGACAGTCCTTCCGCCTTTAATTTCAATATGCCTTGCTTCTTGATATTGCGAGCTGCATTAATATCCCGGTCATGGATAGCACCACAGCTACACTCCCATGATCGGATTCTCAATGGCATTTTTTCCTGTTTCAAATCGCAGACTGAGCAAGTTTTAGAGGATGCAAACCACTGGTCTATCTTCACCAGATGTTTACCTTCCTGCTTTGCCTTGTATTCGAGTTTGGTTATCAGTGAGTGCCAGCCAGCATCAGCAATAGAACGAGCAAGACGCTTGTTCTTGAGCATGTTTTTAACTTTCAGTGTCTCCACAATCACCGCTTGGTTTTCGTCGATGAGTTGTTTTGATAGCTTATGCTGAAAATCATTACGGGCAAAGGCTACACGCTCATGCGCCTTTGCCACCAATAAACGGGCTTTGTGCCTACCTTTTGAGCCTTTCTTGCAGCGAGATAGAGCCTGTTGTTTTCTTTTCAGGTTACGTTGTGCTTTTTTCAGAAAGCGAGGATTGCCAGTCTTATGGCCGGTACTGGTGATAGCCAGATCAGCAATCCCCATATCAACACCGACAACCTGATTAGCTTCAAGATTATCAATCTGTTTTGGTTGTTCCTGGGTATCATCAGCCAATATGGAGGCAAAATACTTGCCGGTTAGCGTTCTGCTCAGGGTGATAGACTTCACCTTACCCACTATTTCACGATGCACTTTAGCCCTTATGGGCTTGCACTTGGGGATTTTTATCCAGTTATCGCCCACAGAGACAGACGTACAATGGTAGCTACTTTGCTTGCCATGCTTTTTCTTGAAGCGAGGAAATCTTGCCTGCAATTTGGGATTGAAAAAGTTTTGAAAGGCCGTATCCAGATTGATAGTGGCCTGTTGCAGTGCAATAGAGTCAGCGTTTTTCAGCCATGAGTACTTTCGGCTTTTCTTGGCTTTTGCCAGCAAGGGCTTCAGGTGTTTTTTGGGAGAAAGGCTCTGCCCACGAACCTTGTAATAATGAACCTTAATAGCCAGGGCCTTGTTCCATACGAACCGCACAGCATCAAACTGACGGTCGAGAAATTCCGCCTGCTCTGATGTTGGATAGATTCGTACTTTGGTGGCTCTCAGCATGGAACGTTATTTCAGTGCTCATTAATATAAGCTTAATATTACAGGTATTTGAAAGAGGTTTTCAAGTGAGCGCACACAATAAAGATTTGCTTGAAGGGTATCTTCGCAAACGACATAGCGTTACCAAGCTGGTTGTTCATTTGGTGTTCACGACAAAGTACAGGCGAAAGCTTTTTGATGGCTATATGATCAAGCAGTTACGGGAGTCGTTCGAGAGTGCATGTGAAAAACTGGAATGCCAGTTAGGGAAGCAGCAGAACATAATATACCGCTGTTGGCTGTTGGCTGTTGGCTGTATGAGCAGCTAATAGCCAAAAGCCAACAGCCCGGTAAGTTATTGAATGCTGCGCCCCTTACTTGAAATGGATGGCGAAAAAGATCACGTACACCTGTTGGTGACCTACCCACCAAAACTGGCTATCAGTGTCATGGTAAATAATCTCAAATCAACATCATCAAGACGGTTGCGAATGCTGAATACCCACCTTACTGCTCAGAGCAAAGCAGGCTTAATGTGGTCAAGGTCTTACTTTGCTTGCAGTGCTGGCGGTGCAACTATCGAGACTCTGAAGGACTACGTTAATAGCCAGAGTACACCAGATTGATGGCGGAAGGCTCTGCGCCTTCCCGTCTTATATCCCCGCCCGCATTGGGCGAGGGTTTACAACGATTTTGCTAAAACGCCGACAGGGCATTCAGACTTCCTCTGCCGGAAACGCTGCCCGCCGGTGCCACTGCAGGATAATCACAGCAAAAACAAGCAATAGCCCAAGCAGCCCGAAGCCTGCCGGATTAAACAGCAATAACGGCAGGCTAAGACCACATACAATGCGCTCAACCCATGAAAGCGCCCTGAGCAGGTAACCTTCAACAGCCATCGCCATAGCGACGATAATGGTCAGAGTCTGAACCACTCCCACAACAAATCCAAAGGCATTACCGTCAGTATTGATCAGGCCGGAATACGCCATCATGATGGGAATCACAAACAGGCCAGCAGCCAGCTTAAAGGCCTCAACGGATGCCTTGATCGGGTTAGCGTCTGCCACACCAGCCC
Above is a genomic segment from Endozoicomonas euniceicola containing:
- a CDS encoding RNA-guided endonuclease InsQ/TnpB family protein, which codes for MLRATKVRIYPTSEQAEFLDRQFDAVRFVWNKALAIKVHYYKVRGQSLSPKKHLKPLLAKAKKSRKYSWLKNADSIALQQATINLDTAFQNFFNPKLQARFPRFKKKHGKQSSYHCTSVSVGDNWIKIPKCKPIRAKVHREIVGKVKSITLSRTLTGKYFASILADDTQEQPKQIDNLEANQVVGVDMGIADLAITSTGHKTGNPRFLKKAQRNLKRKQQALSRCKKGSKGRHKARLLVAKAHERVAFARNDFQHKLSKQLIDENQAVIVETLKVKNMLKNKRLARSIADAGWHSLITKLEYKAKQEGKHLVKIDQWFASSKTCSVCDLKQEKMPLRIRSWECSCGAIHDRDINAARNIKKQGILKLKAEGLSVSADGGLRKSGILSVAA